From a single Rhodococcus qingshengii JCM 15477 genomic region:
- a CDS encoding MarR family winged helix-turn-helix transcriptional regulator, with protein MAKKLETDFEDADESPGLMLWRVTNAWQASIRAALRPFDLTHVQFVLLAALTWLDAETPITQRGLAEYARTDAMMTSQVIRTLESKGFVERRPHPTDARARSLAVTPVGAALAGRANRAVESSDREFFAALGDRQAAFVAMLGALDRR; from the coding sequence GTGGCGAAGAAACTGGAAACCGACTTCGAGGACGCGGACGAGAGTCCCGGTCTGATGTTGTGGCGTGTCACCAATGCTTGGCAAGCCTCGATTCGCGCGGCGCTGCGACCTTTCGACCTGACCCACGTGCAGTTCGTTCTGCTCGCAGCACTGACCTGGCTGGATGCAGAGACGCCGATAACTCAACGCGGTCTTGCCGAGTACGCGCGCACCGACGCGATGATGACGTCACAGGTGATTCGGACCCTCGAATCCAAGGGGTTTGTCGAACGACGTCCACATCCGACCGATGCTCGTGCTCGCTCGCTTGCCGTCACGCCGGTGGGTGCGGCCTTGGCCGGCAGGGCGAACCGCGCGGTGGAATCTTCGGACCGGGAATTCTTCGCCGCTCTGGGGGATCGTCAGGCGGCCTTCGTCGCGATGCTCGGCGCGCTTGATCGACGGTAA
- the htpG gene encoding molecular chaperone HtpG produces the protein MTAHTEQLEFQAETRQLLDLMVHSIYTNKDSFLRELISNASDALDKLRLESYQDKDLNVDVSDLHIEIDIDKAARTLTIRDNGIGMSRDEVVDLIGTLAKSGTAEVRRKLKEAKDAAASEELIGQFGIGFYSTFMVADKVTLLTRRAGEDHATRWESTGEGTYTLEHVNEAPQGSSVTLHLMPEDSENGLHDYTSEWKIKELVKKYSDFIAWPIRMDVARTSTPAEGEEPEVTIETETINSMKALWTRAKDEVSEDEYKEFYKHVSHAWDEPLEVIPMKAEGTFEYQALLFIPSTAPFDLFMRERKAGIHLYVKRVFIMDDCEELVPDYLRFVKGVVDAQDLSLNVSREILQQDRQIAAIRRRLTKKVLSTIKDMKANEPEKYSTFWTEFGRALKEGLMADADNRKTLLDISSFASTNSEEGVTTLAEYVERMKDGQEQIYFMTGESRHLIESSPHMEAFKAKGLEVLVLTDPVDEMWVDAVSDFDGKTFQSIAKGEVDLDTEDEKKAAEAEREEKEKEFGALLTWLSETLSDDIKETRLSTRLTTSAACIVGDAFSMSPTLEKMYKASGQPVPHSKRILELNPEHPLVSGLREAQAANDNAENLTETAQLLYGMALLAEGGELSDPAHFTRLLADRLARTV, from the coding sequence GTGACCGCGCATACCGAGCAGCTCGAGTTCCAAGCAGAAACACGTCAGCTGCTGGATCTGATGGTTCATTCAATCTATACGAACAAGGACAGCTTCCTTCGTGAGTTGATCTCCAACGCTTCGGACGCGCTGGACAAGCTCCGCCTCGAGTCGTACCAGGACAAAGACCTCAACGTCGACGTCTCCGATCTGCACATCGAGATCGACATCGACAAAGCGGCGCGCACCCTCACGATCCGCGACAACGGCATCGGCATGTCGCGTGACGAGGTCGTCGACCTGATCGGCACGCTCGCCAAGTCCGGCACCGCCGAGGTACGTCGTAAGCTCAAGGAAGCCAAGGATGCAGCGGCATCGGAAGAACTGATCGGTCAGTTCGGCATCGGTTTCTACTCCACGTTCATGGTCGCGGACAAGGTCACGCTGCTGACCCGCCGTGCCGGTGAAGATCACGCGACGCGCTGGGAGTCGACCGGCGAAGGCACGTACACGCTCGAGCATGTGAACGAGGCGCCGCAGGGTAGCTCCGTGACCTTGCACCTGATGCCCGAGGATTCCGAGAACGGCCTGCACGACTACACGTCGGAATGGAAGATCAAGGAACTGGTCAAGAAGTACTCCGACTTCATCGCGTGGCCCATCCGCATGGATGTCGCTCGTACGTCGACGCCGGCCGAGGGCGAGGAGCCCGAGGTCACCATCGAGACCGAGACGATCAACTCGATGAAGGCGCTGTGGACTCGCGCCAAGGACGAGGTGTCCGAGGACGAGTACAAGGAGTTCTACAAGCACGTCAGCCACGCCTGGGACGAGCCTCTCGAGGTCATCCCGATGAAGGCCGAAGGTACTTTCGAATACCAAGCGCTGCTGTTCATTCCGTCGACGGCGCCGTTCGATCTGTTCATGCGTGAGCGCAAGGCCGGGATCCACCTCTACGTCAAGCGCGTCTTCATCATGGACGACTGCGAAGAGTTGGTGCCCGATTACCTGCGCTTCGTCAAGGGCGTGGTCGACGCACAAGACCTCTCGCTCAACGTCTCTCGTGAAATTCTGCAGCAGGACCGGCAGATCGCTGCCATCCGTCGTCGTCTGACCAAGAAGGTCCTCTCGACCATCAAGGACATGAAGGCGAACGAGCCGGAGAAGTACTCGACTTTCTGGACCGAGTTCGGACGCGCGCTCAAGGAAGGCCTGATGGCCGATGCCGACAACCGCAAGACGCTGCTCGACATCTCGTCCTTCGCCTCGACCAACAGCGAAGAGGGCGTGACCACTCTCGCCGAGTACGTGGAGCGCATGAAGGACGGTCAGGAACAGATCTACTTCATGACCGGCGAATCTCGTCACCTCATCGAAAGCTCCCCGCACATGGAGGCTTTCAAGGCCAAGGGCCTCGAGGTTCTGGTACTTACCGACCCCGTGGACGAGATGTGGGTCGACGCTGTCTCGGACTTCGACGGCAAGACCTTCCAGTCGATCGCCAAGGGCGAGGTCGACCTGGACACCGAGGACGAGAAGAAGGCGGCCGAAGCCGAGCGCGAAGAGAAGGAAAAGGAATTCGGCGCGCTGCTGACGTGGCTGTCCGAAACCCTGTCCGACGACATCAAGGAAACGCGTCTCTCGACGCGCCTGACCACGTCGGCTGCCTGCATCGTCGGCGACGCGTTCAGCATGTCTCCGACGCTCGAGAAGATGTACAAGGCTTCGGGTCAGCCTGTTCCACACAGCAAGCGCATTCTCGAGCTCAACCCGGAGCATCCGCTTGTCTCGGGTCTGCGGGAGGCGCAGGCCGCCAATGACAATGCAGAGAACCTGACGGAGACGGCTCAGTTGCTCTACGGCATGGCGTTGCTTGCCGAGGGCGGTGAACTGAGCGATCCGGCGCACTTCACGCGCCTGCTGGCCGATCGTTTGGCTCGCACAGTCTGA
- a CDS encoding EVE domain-containing protein yields the protein MNAWLGVVSAEHVRRAVDLGIAQIGHGKRAGLARMKAGDVLVYYSPVESIGDRDPLREFTALGVIEEGEIWQADEGCFKPFRRRVRYEQFTPVPLGDVRSRLALTSAPNWGYQLRRGLIPLDDNDVEVLRSTTS from the coding sequence ATGAACGCATGGTTGGGAGTTGTGTCCGCCGAACATGTGCGTCGCGCAGTGGATCTCGGTATCGCACAGATCGGGCACGGAAAGAGAGCCGGATTGGCACGGATGAAAGCAGGTGACGTGCTGGTCTACTATTCGCCGGTCGAGTCCATTGGTGATCGAGATCCGTTGCGCGAGTTCACAGCTCTCGGTGTGATCGAAGAGGGTGAGATCTGGCAGGCGGACGAGGGGTGCTTCAAGCCGTTTCGGCGTCGAGTGCGATACGAGCAGTTCACACCCGTTCCACTCGGCGATGTGCGGAGTCGATTGGCGCTGACCTCGGCACCGAATTGGGGGTATCAACTCCGGCGTGGCTTGATTCCGTTGGATGACAACGACGTCGAGGTTCTGCGTTCGACGACGAGCTGA
- a CDS encoding acyl-CoA dehydrogenase family protein: MNLELTGEEVAFREEMRKFFTTEFSPELRARAAGFGKLTREDIVAGQQILNAHGLAVPHWPVEWGGKDWTPVQRHIYSEEMQLASVPNPLPFNVSMVGPVIAAFGSQEQKEKFLPATANADIWWCQGFSEPEAGSDLASLKTAAVRDGADYIVNGQKTWTTLAQHAEWIFCLVRTDASAQKRQAGISFLLIDLATPGITVRPIKLIDGSVEVNEVFFDNVRVPAENLVGEENKGWDYAKFLLGNERTGVTRVGFSKTLVATAKEKAREVHVGKGTLLEDPLFAARLAELENELLALDLTQLRVVASSADGKPNPASSLLKLRGSELQQAATELLMDVAGPDSLPVNTAEIDSPEWAQQAAPRYLNYRKVSIYSGSSEVQRSIIASSILGL; encoded by the coding sequence ATGAATCTCGAATTGACCGGTGAGGAAGTTGCGTTCCGCGAGGAGATGCGAAAGTTCTTCACCACCGAATTCTCGCCCGAACTTCGAGCACGTGCAGCCGGATTCGGAAAGCTGACTCGTGAGGACATCGTTGCGGGTCAACAGATTCTGAACGCACACGGGTTGGCGGTTCCACACTGGCCGGTCGAATGGGGTGGCAAGGACTGGACTCCGGTTCAGCGCCACATCTATTCCGAGGAAATGCAGTTGGCGTCGGTACCCAACCCGTTGCCGTTCAACGTGAGCATGGTTGGGCCCGTTATCGCTGCCTTCGGTTCGCAGGAGCAGAAGGAGAAATTTCTCCCCGCTACGGCCAACGCCGATATCTGGTGGTGCCAGGGTTTTTCGGAACCAGAAGCCGGTTCGGATCTCGCTTCACTCAAGACGGCCGCTGTCCGTGACGGCGCGGATTACATCGTCAACGGTCAGAAGACGTGGACTACTCTCGCTCAGCACGCCGAGTGGATCTTCTGTCTGGTTCGCACAGATGCCAGTGCCCAGAAGCGGCAGGCCGGAATTTCGTTCTTGCTCATCGATCTGGCAACTCCCGGCATCACGGTTCGCCCCATCAAACTGATCGACGGCAGCGTCGAGGTCAACGAGGTGTTCTTCGACAACGTCCGCGTACCTGCGGAGAATCTTGTCGGCGAGGAGAACAAGGGCTGGGACTACGCCAAGTTCCTGCTCGGCAACGAACGCACGGGGGTCACACGGGTTGGGTTCTCCAAAACCCTTGTCGCCACGGCAAAAGAGAAGGCGCGGGAGGTCCACGTCGGAAAAGGCACACTCCTCGAGGATCCGTTGTTCGCGGCTCGGTTGGCTGAGTTGGAAAACGAACTGCTTGCACTGGATCTGACTCAACTGCGAGTTGTGGCGAGTTCGGCAGACGGAAAGCCGAATCCGGCATCGTCGCTGCTCAAGCTCCGTGGCTCCGAATTGCAGCAGGCGGCAACGGAATTGCTGATGGATGTTGCGGGTCCGGACTCGTTGCCGGTGAACACGGCCGAGATCGACTCGCCGGAGTGGGCGCAGCAGGCGGCGCCGCGCTACCTGAACTACCGGAAGGTTTCCATCTACAGCGGATCAAGTGAGGTGCAGCGCTCCATCATTGCCTCCTCGATCCTCGGATTGTGA
- a CDS encoding FAD-binding oxidoreductase — protein sequence MQWDAWGDPAKKRELSNAVTSLLTGFLGVSAPTRSRLAIEDVQVAPSAMAQSHVEALAGLVGAEYVSTKDSDRILRAGGKSTPDLLRRRSVEPQDAPDAVVTPGTDAEVEQVLRYCSANRIAVVPFGGGTSVVGGLDPIRDGFDAVLSLDLRRFDQLVGLDEESGIATFGGGTTGPRAEELLREHGFSVGHFPQSFLFATLGGFAATRSSGQASAGYGRFEDMVQGLTVVTPSGVIETGRAPASAAGPDLGELFVGSEGTFGVITHVRVRVHRLPETTVREGWSFPDFATGAAALRELVQEGSAPTVLRLSDEAESGVNLATTDKIGENAFTGGCLGITTYEGTASHTAERMAEARAILTAHGGTSLGEEPGNSWEHGRFDAPYLRDALLDVGALCETLETATTWGNLANLRSSVTEALTKALIEQGTQPLVMCHISHTYKTGASLYFTVVSAQTEDPIAQWHKAKTAAGDAIIAAGGTITHHHAVGADHRPWMKDEIGELGANILRAVKNAVDPAGILNPGKLIP from the coding sequence ATGCAGTGGGACGCCTGGGGCGATCCGGCCAAGAAGCGTGAACTGTCGAACGCAGTCACATCATTGTTGACCGGATTTCTCGGTGTCTCCGCACCGACTCGATCGCGTCTCGCCATCGAAGACGTCCAGGTGGCTCCGTCCGCTATGGCCCAGTCGCATGTCGAAGCGTTGGCTGGGCTGGTCGGGGCCGAGTACGTCAGTACCAAGGATTCGGATCGAATCCTTCGGGCCGGTGGCAAGAGCACCCCGGATCTGCTGCGCCGTCGTAGCGTCGAGCCGCAGGACGCACCGGACGCAGTCGTCACTCCAGGGACAGACGCAGAGGTCGAGCAGGTTCTCCGATACTGCTCTGCCAACCGGATCGCAGTGGTCCCGTTCGGTGGTGGCACCAGCGTCGTCGGCGGGCTCGATCCCATTCGTGACGGGTTCGACGCAGTTCTTTCTCTCGATCTGCGCAGGTTCGATCAGCTTGTCGGGTTGGACGAGGAATCGGGCATTGCGACGTTCGGCGGCGGAACTACCGGCCCACGGGCCGAGGAGCTTCTGCGTGAGCACGGTTTCTCGGTCGGGCACTTCCCGCAGAGCTTCCTGTTCGCCACTCTGGGCGGGTTTGCCGCCACCCGGTCTTCGGGGCAGGCGTCGGCTGGATACGGGCGCTTCGAGGACATGGTTCAGGGCCTCACCGTTGTCACCCCGAGTGGAGTGATCGAGACCGGGCGTGCGCCGGCATCCGCTGCAGGCCCCGATCTGGGTGAGCTCTTTGTCGGCTCCGAGGGCACCTTCGGCGTCATCACGCACGTGCGTGTGCGGGTTCACCGTCTGCCCGAGACCACCGTGCGCGAAGGGTGGAGCTTCCCCGACTTCGCCACCGGCGCAGCTGCATTGCGTGAGCTTGTCCAGGAAGGATCGGCTCCGACCGTGCTGCGGTTGTCCGACGAGGCCGAGAGTGGCGTGAATCTGGCGACCACCGACAAGATCGGCGAGAACGCCTTCACCGGTGGTTGCCTCGGCATCACCACCTACGAGGGCACCGCTTCGCACACCGCTGAACGGATGGCGGAGGCCCGCGCAATTCTCACCGCTCACGGCGGCACGTCGCTCGGTGAGGAGCCCGGAAACAGCTGGGAACACGGGCGATTCGATGCGCCGTATCTGCGTGACGCTCTGCTCGACGTCGGCGCACTGTGCGAAACCCTCGAGACGGCAACCACCTGGGGTAACCTCGCGAACCTGCGCTCCTCGGTCACCGAGGCGCTGACCAAGGCTCTCATCGAGCAGGGGACTCAGCCGCTCGTGATGTGCCACATTTCGCACACCTACAAGACCGGTGCTTCGCTGTACTTCACCGTCGTCAGCGCGCAGACCGAGGATCCGATCGCTCAGTGGCACAAGGCGAAAACTGCCGCTGGCGATGCGATCATCGCCGCCGGTGGCACGATCACCCATCACCACGCTGTCGGCGCCGATCACCGCCCATGGATGAAGGACGAGATCGGTGAATTGGGCGCGAACATCCTTCGCGCAGTGAAGAATGCAGTGGACCCTGCCGGCATCCTCAATCCTGGAAAGCTGATTCCGTGA
- a CDS encoding TetR/AcrR family transcriptional regulator gives MARPRVPLLSKPIIRDTALKLVDEHGLTDFSMRKLATVLGVQAPSLYSHYANKDELLDDVANVIMESVDVSGFDSDDWRGALRTWARSYHAALGKHPNIVPYLAYGPSVRPIALDRANAIHGGLVRAGWPQRTATLIGASVKYVVMGAATATFSGGFVDDPAIYAERYPHLTRAHLLRERAAEIDGASFELALESLLDGLEAKYALLQRTTEQPPRN, from the coding sequence ATGGCGCGACCGCGGGTTCCACTACTGAGTAAGCCGATCATCAGGGACACCGCCCTGAAACTGGTGGACGAGCACGGTTTGACCGACTTCTCGATGCGCAAACTCGCCACTGTTCTCGGCGTACAGGCACCGTCGCTGTACAGCCATTACGCCAACAAGGACGAGTTACTCGACGACGTCGCGAACGTCATCATGGAGTCCGTCGACGTGAGCGGCTTCGACTCCGACGATTGGCGCGGCGCGCTACGCACGTGGGCGCGGTCCTACCACGCCGCCCTGGGCAAGCATCCCAATATCGTTCCCTACTTGGCCTACGGTCCGAGCGTCAGGCCCATCGCCCTCGATCGCGCGAACGCCATCCATGGCGGACTGGTGCGCGCCGGATGGCCACAGCGCACGGCAACACTGATCGGCGCTTCCGTCAAGTACGTGGTCATGGGTGCTGCGACGGCGACGTTCTCCGGCGGATTCGTGGACGATCCTGCGATCTACGCCGAGCGTTACCCGCACCTCACGCGAGCACATCTGTTGCGTGAGCGTGCTGCGGAAATCGACGGTGCCAGTTTCGAACTCGCGCTGGAATCCCTACTGGACGGACTGGAAGCCAAATACGCACTGCTGCAGAGAACTACAGAGCAACCTCCTCGAAACTGA
- a CDS encoding diacylglycerol kinase, whose amino-acid sequence MTETRSQIEKVTVLINPMAGHGHAPAAGRKGVARLRARGVAVTEIIGTDADDAKKLARRAIEEGTDALVVVGGDGAISIGLQAAALTDTPIGLIPAGTGNDHAREFGIPTGDPEAAADVIADGVVQQSDLAKITLADGSVVWSGTIIASGFDSLVSERANRMSWPKGPMRYNLAMLAELAKMKPLPYRIELDDEVITVDATLVAVGNGRSYGGGMLITPGASKSDGLLDLTVVGHGSRLRLVRLFPRVYKGTHVSLDAVQTYRSKKVRLVSEGIIAYADGDRVGPLPITIEAVPTALNILTHTRI is encoded by the coding sequence GTGACCGAAACCCGCAGTCAGATCGAGAAGGTTACCGTCCTGATCAATCCGATGGCGGGACATGGTCACGCGCCTGCGGCAGGACGCAAAGGTGTTGCGCGACTGCGCGCTCGGGGAGTTGCCGTCACCGAGATCATCGGAACCGACGCCGACGACGCCAAGAAATTGGCCCGTCGTGCGATCGAGGAGGGTACCGACGCGCTGGTGGTGGTCGGCGGTGACGGTGCCATCAGCATCGGATTGCAGGCTGCCGCGTTGACCGATACTCCTATCGGGCTCATCCCGGCGGGCACCGGTAACGATCACGCCCGTGAGTTCGGCATTCCCACAGGCGATCCCGAGGCAGCCGCCGATGTGATCGCCGACGGCGTCGTGCAGCAGTCCGACCTGGCGAAGATCACGCTGGCCGACGGTTCCGTCGTCTGGTCGGGAACGATCATCGCGAGCGGATTCGATTCGCTGGTCAGTGAACGGGCCAATCGGATGTCGTGGCCCAAGGGGCCGATGCGCTACAACCTGGCGATGCTCGCCGAGTTGGCGAAGATGAAGCCGTTGCCGTACCGGATCGAACTCGACGACGAGGTCATCACGGTGGACGCGACGCTGGTCGCTGTTGGCAACGGGCGCTCGTACGGTGGCGGCATGCTCATCACGCCAGGAGCGTCGAAGTCGGACGGGTTGCTGGATCTGACCGTCGTCGGGCACGGTTCGAGGTTGCGTCTGGTGCGCCTGTTTCCGCGGGTGTACAAGGGAACTCACGTCTCGCTCGACGCGGTGCAGACGTACCGATCCAAGAAGGTCCGGTTGGTCTCCGAGGGCATCATCGCTTACGCGGACGGTGATCGGGTGGGACCGTTGCCCATCACGATCGAGGCAGTTCCCACGGCGCTCAACATCTTGACGCACACTCGGATCTGA
- a CDS encoding potassium channel family protein, producing MNESTKSAHRRTAWTSEKWQLATDIPLTAAACLFLVAYAYQVLAQPTGLPHRLTEWTMWAAWVVFAVDYAVRLWLAPARGRWFVRHLLDLAMVVLPMLRPLRLLRLVTLLAIVHRSSGQSLRGRVVIYATGATALLIGVAALAMLDAERHAQGAAITSYGTALWWAMETVTTVGYGDMAPVTTTGRMIAGALMIGGIALLGIVTATLASWLVERVAEQDEASQAATRKQVADLSEEVRALATRTHRVDLASVDTDSLRRELASRGVVAQHAPSDN from the coding sequence ATGAACGAATCGACGAAGTCGGCGCACCGCCGCACTGCGTGGACGTCGGAGAAATGGCAGCTAGCCACCGACATCCCGTTGACCGCTGCGGCCTGCCTTTTCTTGGTGGCGTACGCGTACCAAGTGCTGGCGCAACCGACGGGCCTTCCACATCGTCTGACCGAATGGACGATGTGGGCTGCGTGGGTCGTTTTTGCCGTCGACTACGCAGTTCGCCTGTGGTTGGCACCTGCCCGCGGTCGCTGGTTCGTCAGGCATCTCTTGGACTTGGCGATGGTGGTGTTGCCCATGCTGCGTCCGCTGCGCCTACTTCGGTTGGTCACACTGCTTGCGATAGTTCACCGCTCGAGCGGGCAAAGCTTGCGTGGACGGGTGGTTATTTACGCCACTGGTGCCACGGCCTTGCTGATCGGTGTCGCGGCGCTGGCCATGCTCGATGCCGAGCGTCACGCGCAGGGCGCTGCCATCACGTCGTACGGAACGGCATTGTGGTGGGCGATGGAGACGGTCACGACCGTCGGTTACGGAGACATGGCGCCCGTTACCACGACCGGGCGCATGATCGCCGGAGCATTGATGATCGGCGGAATTGCGTTGCTGGGCATCGTGACTGCCACACTCGCTTCCTGGTTGGTCGAGCGCGTGGCGGAACAGGACGAGGCATCCCAGGCCGCGACGCGTAAGCAGGTGGCGGACCTGTCCGAGGAAGTCCGAGCCTTGGCCACCCGCACGCACCGAGTCGATCTCGCGTCCGTTGATACCGATTCGCTGCGTCGCGAACTGGCGTCGAGGGGAGTCGTGGCGCAGCATGCACCTTCGGACAATTGA
- a CDS encoding DinB family protein produces the protein MNAPITTVTGERADLLQSLRRHREFLLFTVKDLTDEQAASRPTVSELCLGGLIKHVGQAEKGWVDFILEGPAGLGGDFDPTQWSEEMQQERANEFAMVEGETLAGIVSEYEGIAARTDELVASLDSLDISHPLPSAPWFEAGARWSARRALLHIIAETAQHAGHADMLREAIDGSKTMG, from the coding sequence ATGAACGCACCGATCACCACCGTCACCGGCGAGCGCGCGGATCTCCTCCAGAGCCTGCGTCGGCATCGTGAATTCCTTCTCTTCACCGTCAAGGACCTCACCGACGAGCAGGCCGCTTCGAGGCCGACCGTGAGTGAACTGTGCCTCGGCGGATTGATCAAGCATGTGGGTCAGGCGGAAAAGGGATGGGTCGACTTCATTCTGGAAGGGCCGGCCGGACTTGGTGGGGACTTCGACCCGACCCAGTGGTCGGAAGAGATGCAACAGGAACGGGCGAACGAATTCGCCATGGTCGAGGGTGAAACCTTGGCAGGCATCGTTTCCGAGTACGAGGGGATCGCGGCCAGGACCGACGAGTTGGTGGCCTCGCTGGACAGCCTCGACATCTCGCATCCACTGCCGTCGGCGCCGTGGTTCGAAGCGGGAGCTCGCTGGTCAGCGCGGCGCGCATTGCTGCACATCATCGCCGAGACGGCCCAGCATGCGGGCCACGCGGACATGCTTCGCGAAGCCATCGACGGTTCCAAGACGATGGGTTGA
- a CDS encoding MaoC family dehydratase: MTRVFENKSDLLGAVGETLGSSEWVEVTREMVHQFADATGDHQWIHVDDERAKRESPFGGPIAHGYLTLSLLPLLSKSVYRIDGAKMVVNYGSDKVRFPSPVPVGAKVRNTAVLSAIEELPNGSLQSQITNTVEIEGVDKPAVVAQTVARILF, encoded by the coding sequence ATGACACGGGTGTTCGAGAACAAGTCCGATCTCCTGGGGGCGGTCGGTGAAACGCTGGGCTCGAGCGAGTGGGTCGAGGTCACCCGCGAGATGGTCCATCAATTTGCCGACGCGACCGGTGACCATCAGTGGATTCACGTCGACGACGAAAGGGCAAAGCGTGAATCACCTTTCGGTGGTCCGATTGCCCACGGGTATCTGACTCTCTCGCTCCTGCCGCTTCTGTCGAAGTCCGTGTATCGCATCGACGGCGCGAAAATGGTCGTCAACTACGGGTCCGACAAGGTTCGATTCCCGAGTCCGGTGCCAGTCGGGGCCAAGGTTCGAAATACCGCAGTGCTCTCCGCAATCGAAGAATTGCCGAACGGTTCACTACAGAGTCAGATCACCAACACCGTCGAGATCGAAGGCGTGGACAAGCCCGCCGTTGTTGCGCAGACCGTCGCACGAATCTTGTTCTGA
- a CDS encoding acyl-CoA dehydrogenase family protein: MNFELDDEQTMLRDTTRELLNRSYDAEKRNATSATDEGWNAAVWKQFAELGLLGLPFAEADGGMGAGPVETMVVMTELGRALAPEPYLGGVLIPGGLIAAVGSADQRARLLPALSDGTTLSAFAHTEPGTRWPVATVTTTASQSGSGWTITGVKNPVLQGDSAHVVIVSAALPDGGTGLFLVDAESAGVSWSKYATHDGRRGAQFTFTDAAAEQLGEGGDVTEAIVEAEVRAQAALCAEAIGIMTEALRLTTEYLKQRKQFGVPLAKFQTLTHRAADMYVALELASSMSLYATMAIADGVIDPTIASRAKLSVGRAAHQIGQEAIQMHGGIGMTAEYPVGHYVSRLVAIEHTLGASDDHLRVLAAGVSNYSMVNVTE; encoded by the coding sequence ATGAATTTCGAACTCGACGACGAGCAGACGATGCTTCGCGACACGACGCGTGAATTGCTCAACCGCAGCTACGACGCGGAGAAGCGCAACGCCACCTCGGCTACTGACGAGGGATGGAATGCCGCGGTGTGGAAGCAGTTCGCGGAGCTCGGGCTGCTCGGCCTGCCGTTCGCGGAGGCTGACGGCGGAATGGGCGCTGGACCGGTCGAGACCATGGTCGTGATGACCGAACTGGGCCGTGCGCTTGCACCCGAGCCGTACTTGGGTGGTGTTCTGATCCCCGGCGGTTTGATCGCGGCTGTCGGTTCGGCAGATCAGCGGGCGCGGCTCCTGCCGGCGCTCAGCGACGGGACCACTCTGTCGGCCTTCGCGCATACGGAACCCGGCACGCGCTGGCCGGTCGCCACCGTCACGACCACGGCGTCGCAGTCGGGATCGGGGTGGACTATCACCGGCGTCAAGAACCCGGTCCTGCAGGGCGACAGCGCGCACGTCGTGATCGTCAGCGCCGCACTTCCAGACGGGGGCACCGGGCTCTTTCTGGTAGATGCGGAAAGCGCGGGTGTCTCATGGAGCAAATACGCAACTCACGACGGCCGTCGCGGTGCGCAGTTCACGTTCACCGATGCCGCGGCCGAACAACTTGGTGAGGGCGGCGATGTCACGGAGGCGATCGTCGAAGCAGAGGTTCGGGCGCAGGCAGCTCTGTGCGCCGAGGCGATCGGAATCATGACCGAGGCTCTGCGACTGACGACGGAATACCTGAAGCAGCGCAAGCAGTTCGGTGTTCCACTCGCGAAGTTCCAGACGCTGACTCATCGTGCGGCCGACATGTACGTGGCGCTCGAACTGGCGAGCAGCATGAGTCTGTACGCCACCATGGCCATCGCCGACGGAGTGATCGATCCGACCATCGCGTCGCGAGCGAAGCTGTCTGTCGGTCGCGCCGCGCATCAGATCGGTCAGGAAGCAATTCAGATGCACGGTGGTATCGGTATGACAGCCGAGTATCCGGTCGGGCACTACGTCTCACGGCTGGTGGCCATCGAACACACTTTGGGCGCATCGGACGATCACCTCAGGGTGCTGGCCGCCGGCGTCTCGAACTATTCGATGGTGAACGTCACCGAGTAG